A window from Cellulomonas sp. C5510 encodes these proteins:
- a CDS encoding HAD family phosphatase — protein MTTPTGPASPPASDGRRDVLAEVFDAVLLDMDGTLISSTRSVERCWLRLAQEFGMPTDDLSPFGFHGVPARDIVDLLLPDAPAEVRAAALDRVVELEVADTEGIEELPGAADVLGLLGAAGRTALVTSCGRRLAAARVGAVGLAVPSAVVTADDVARGKPDPEPYLAGAALLGADPRRCLVVEDAASGVRSGRAAGAATLGLRTTEPEGPAGADLVVADLAAVRFTVEEDGVRVHLR, from the coding sequence ATGACGACGCCGACCGGACCCGCCAGCCCGCCCGCCTCCGACGGCCGGCGGGACGTCCTCGCCGAGGTCTTCGACGCCGTGCTGCTCGACATGGACGGGACGCTGATCTCCTCCACGCGGTCCGTGGAGCGCTGCTGGCTGCGCCTCGCGCAGGAGTTCGGGATGCCGACCGACGACCTCAGCCCGTTCGGGTTCCACGGGGTGCCGGCGCGCGACATCGTCGACCTGCTGCTGCCGGACGCCCCGGCGGAGGTCCGGGCCGCCGCGCTCGACCGCGTGGTGGAGCTGGAGGTCGCGGACACCGAGGGCATCGAGGAGCTGCCGGGGGCCGCCGACGTCCTGGGGCTGCTCGGGGCCGCGGGCAGGACCGCGCTCGTGACGTCGTGCGGGCGTCGGCTCGCGGCCGCACGGGTCGGCGCCGTCGGCCTCGCCGTGCCCTCCGCGGTCGTCACGGCCGACGACGTCGCGCGCGGCAAGCCCGACCCGGAGCCGTACCTGGCGGGCGCCGCGCTGCTGGGCGCGGACCCCCGGCGGTGCCTCGTCGTCGAGGACGCCGCGTCCGGCGTGCGGTCCGGCCGCGCCGCGGGGGCCGCCACGCTCGGCCTGCGCACCACGGAGCCCGAGGGTCCCGCGGGTGCCGACCTCGTGGTGGCCGACCTCGCGGCGGTGCGGTTCACCGTCGAGGAGGACGGCGTCCGGGTGCACCTGCGCTGA
- a CDS encoding alpha/beta fold hydrolase, with protein sequence MSSSPHPIVLVHGTRTSSAIWEDQVRALTHGGHATVAIDLPGHGSRSSERFTFEGGLAAIDEAVRSCDSPPLLVGLSLGGYMALAYAGEHEDRLAGVVLAGCSTDLKGKPLRAYRRASRRLVPALGLGGGTWHVVTDMLAALQGYSPLRDLRRLVLPVWLVNGARDPLRFGARRYLGAHPGARQWVVPGAGHDVNSHAPVAFNRILLHVLRDLAQRMPLPAPRLG encoded by the coding sequence ATGTCCAGCTCACCGCACCCGATCGTCCTCGTGCACGGTACCCGGACGTCCTCCGCCATCTGGGAGGACCAGGTCCGGGCGCTGACGCACGGCGGCCACGCCACCGTCGCCATCGACCTGCCGGGGCACGGCAGCCGGTCCTCCGAGCGGTTCACGTTCGAGGGCGGGCTCGCGGCGATCGACGAGGCGGTGCGCTCCTGCGACTCCCCGCCGCTGCTCGTGGGCCTGTCGCTCGGCGGGTACATGGCGCTGGCGTACGCCGGGGAGCACGAGGACCGCCTCGCCGGTGTCGTCCTCGCGGGCTGCTCCACCGACCTCAAGGGCAAGCCGCTGCGGGCCTACCGCCGCGCCTCCCGCCGGCTGGTCCCCGCGCTGGGCCTCGGCGGCGGCACCTGGCACGTCGTCACGGACATGCTCGCCGCCCTGCAGGGCTACTCCCCGCTGCGGGACCTGCGCCGCCTGGTGCTGCCCGTCTGGCTCGTCAACGGTGCGCGCGACCCGCTGCGGTTCGGTGCGCGCCGCTACCTCGGCGCGCACCCGGGCGCACGGCAGTGGGTGGTGCCGGGCGCGGGCCACGACGTCAACAGCCACGCTCCCGTCGCCTTCAACCGGATCCTGCTGCACGTGCTGCGGGACCTCGCGCAGCGCATGCCGCTGCCGGCGCCCCGCCTGGGCTGA
- a CDS encoding long-chain-fatty-acid--CoA ligase: MTSTDDRPWVAHYQPGVPADIELPTESLVAMLERSVAEGRDHPALEFFGRRTTYAELGEQVERAAEGLRRLGVRARDRVALLLPNCPQHVVAFYAVLRLGAVVVEHNPLYTSRELRHQFEDHQARVVIAWDKAVEQLRAFPPDVELDHIVSVNLLRAFPAVKRAALSLPVPSLRATRRSLTAPAPGTIPWEDLLGHGRLAADHPRPDVADLAAIQYTSGTTGRPKGAMLTHLNLYANALQGEAWMHGAEYRKEVFYAILPMFHAFGMTLYLTYGIRKQALIVLFPKFDTGLVLDAMKTSPATVYCAVPPIYERTAMAAKERGVSLASCRFCISGAMNLPDATVELWESMSGGLLVEGYGMTESSPVALGNPFHPSRRAGTIGIPFPSTRMRVVDPEHPDVDVPQGEPGELLLHGPQVFAGYWNNPDETAATLLPGGWLRTGDIVTVDADGFTTIVDRAKELIITGGFNVSPSEVEAVLRGHPTVADAAVIGKPLERGGEMVVAAVELEPGATLDEAALRAYCREQLAAYKVPARVVAIEDTPRSMLGKVLRKQVRELVLPRL; encoded by the coding sequence ATGACCTCGACCGACGACCGTCCCTGGGTCGCGCACTACCAGCCCGGCGTGCCCGCCGACATCGAGCTGCCGACGGAGTCCCTCGTCGCGATGCTCGAGCGCTCCGTCGCCGAGGGCCGCGACCACCCCGCGCTGGAGTTCTTCGGGCGCCGCACCACCTACGCCGAGCTCGGCGAGCAGGTCGAGCGCGCCGCGGAGGGCCTGCGCCGGCTCGGGGTCCGCGCCCGGGACCGGGTCGCGCTGCTGCTCCCCAACTGCCCGCAGCACGTCGTCGCGTTCTACGCCGTGCTGCGGCTCGGTGCCGTCGTCGTCGAGCACAACCCGCTCTACACGTCGCGGGAGCTGCGCCACCAGTTCGAGGACCACCAGGCCCGGGTCGTCATCGCGTGGGACAAGGCCGTCGAGCAGCTGCGCGCGTTCCCGCCGGACGTCGAGCTGGACCACATCGTGTCGGTCAACCTGCTGCGGGCGTTCCCGGCGGTGAAGCGGGCGGCGCTGTCCCTGCCCGTCCCGAGCCTGCGCGCCACCCGGCGCTCCCTGACGGCACCCGCCCCGGGCACGATCCCCTGGGAGGACCTGCTGGGTCACGGGCGGCTCGCCGCGGACCACCCGCGCCCGGATGTCGCGGACCTCGCCGCCATCCAGTACACGTCCGGCACCACCGGCCGCCCCAAGGGGGCGATGCTCACCCACCTCAACCTGTACGCCAACGCGCTGCAGGGCGAGGCGTGGATGCACGGCGCCGAGTACCGCAAGGAGGTGTTCTACGCGATCCTGCCGATGTTCCACGCGTTCGGCATGACGCTGTACCTCACCTACGGCATCCGCAAGCAGGCGCTGATCGTGCTGTTCCCGAAGTTCGACACCGGCCTGGTGCTGGACGCGATGAAGACGTCACCGGCGACCGTGTACTGCGCCGTCCCGCCGATCTACGAGCGCACCGCCATGGCCGCCAAGGAGCGCGGCGTCTCGCTCGCGTCGTGCCGGTTCTGCATCTCCGGGGCCATGAACCTGCCCGACGCCACCGTGGAGCTCTGGGAGTCGATGTCCGGCGGCCTGCTCGTCGAGGGCTACGGCATGACGGAGTCCTCCCCCGTCGCACTCGGCAACCCGTTCCACCCGTCGCGCCGTGCGGGCACCATCGGCATCCCGTTCCCGTCGACGCGGATGCGGGTCGTCGACCCCGAGCACCCCGACGTCGACGTGCCGCAGGGCGAGCCCGGCGAGCTGCTGCTGCACGGGCCGCAGGTGTTCGCGGGCTACTGGAACAACCCCGACGAGACCGCGGCGACGCTCCTGCCGGGTGGCTGGCTGCGGACCGGCGACATCGTCACGGTCGACGCGGACGGCTTCACCACGATCGTCGACCGGGCCAAGGAGCTCATCATCACGGGGGGCTTCAACGTCTCCCCGTCCGAGGTCGAGGCGGTGCTGCGCGGCCACCCGACGGTCGCGGACGCAGCGGTGATCGGCAAGCCCCTGGAGCGCGGCGGGGAGATGGTCGTGGCGGCCGTGGAGCTCGAGCCGGGCGCGACGCTCGACGAGGCGGCCCTGCGGGCGTACTGCCGGGAGCAGCTCGCGGCGTACAAGGTCCCGGCGCGGGTCGTGGCGATCGAGGACACCCCGCGCTCGATGCTCGGCAAGGTGCTGCGCAAGCAGGTGCGCGAGCTCGTGCTGCCGCGCCTGTAG
- a CDS encoding cobalamin-independent methionine synthase II family protein, protein MIRSTDRILTSHAGSLPRTPELIAANAAREAGEDPAGYEELLSAAVTDLVRRQVALGIDVPGDGEFGKSMSSPIDYGAWWSYSFQRLGGLELRSGAEWLFADVQSGPGDVRVTGFARRRDRARFEEAYADPTSGVFHGGSPKPFPTAVAPLSYTGRAAVAQDVANLRTALDATGAQEGFVTSIAPGSAARMANSYYATDEEYVWALADALREEYVAIIDAGLVLQIDDPSMAENWDQITPEPTVEDYVRFTERNVEALNHALRGLPQDRIRYHLCWGSWHGPHTTDLPMADIVSTMLKVDAGAYSFEAGNVRHEHEWRVWEDVALPEGKLILPGVVSHATNVVEHPELVADRIERFARLVGRENVVAATDCGLGGRIHHQIAWAKLEALVEGARLASARLWA, encoded by the coding sequence ATGATCCGCAGCACCGACCGCATCCTGACCAGCCACGCCGGGAGCCTGCCCCGCACGCCCGAGCTGATCGCGGCGAACGCGGCGCGTGAGGCCGGCGAGGACCCGGCCGGCTACGAGGAGCTGCTCTCCGCGGCGGTGACCGACCTCGTGCGGCGCCAGGTCGCGCTCGGCATCGACGTGCCGGGCGACGGCGAGTTCGGCAAGTCGATGAGCAGCCCGATCGACTACGGCGCCTGGTGGTCGTACTCGTTCCAGCGCCTGGGCGGGCTGGAGCTGCGCAGCGGCGCGGAGTGGCTGTTCGCCGACGTGCAGTCCGGCCCGGGCGACGTCCGGGTCACCGGGTTCGCCCGCCGCCGCGACCGCGCCCGGTTCGAGGAGGCCTACGCCGACCCGACCAGCGGCGTGTTCCACGGCGGCTCGCCGAAGCCGTTCCCGACGGCCGTCGCCCCCCTGTCGTACACCGGCCGGGCCGCGGTGGCGCAGGACGTCGCGAACCTGCGCACCGCGCTCGACGCCACCGGCGCCCAGGAGGGCTTCGTGACCTCGATCGCGCCGGGGTCGGCCGCCCGCATGGCCAACAGCTACTACGCCACCGACGAGGAGTACGTCTGGGCGCTCGCCGACGCGCTGCGCGAGGAGTACGTCGCCATCATCGACGCCGGGCTGGTGCTGCAGATCGACGACCCGTCCATGGCGGAGAACTGGGACCAGATCACCCCCGAGCCGACGGTCGAGGACTACGTGCGCTTCACCGAGCGCAACGTCGAGGCCCTCAACCACGCCCTGCGCGGCCTGCCGCAGGACCGCATCCGCTACCACCTGTGCTGGGGCTCCTGGCACGGGCCGCACACCACGGACCTGCCGATGGCCGACATCGTGTCCACGATGCTGAAGGTCGACGCGGGCGCGTACTCGTTCGAGGCGGGCAACGTCCGGCACGAGCACGAGTGGCGCGTGTGGGAGGACGTCGCGCTGCCCGAGGGCAAGCTCATCCTGCCGGGCGTCGTCTCGCACGCGACCAACGTCGTCGAGCACCCCGAGCTGGTCGCCGACCGCATCGAGCGGTTCGCGCGGCTCGTCGGGCGGGAGAACGTCGTCGCGGCCACCGACTGCGGCCTCGGCGGGCGCATCCACCACCAGATCGCCTGGGCGAAGCTCGAGGCCCTGGTCGAGGGGGCCCGCCTGGCGTCCGCCCGCCTCTGGGCCTGA
- a CDS encoding phosphoenolpyruvate carboxylase, whose product MTDPQPSLEARRGLARHEVPDPLRNDVRMLGEFLGRVIRESGGDDLFDDVERVRSLTIRAHDEQDLSALAEAEELVASFSIERAQQVARAFTCYFHLANLAEEHHRVRVLRDREAELPAGELMQDDSLPAAIDALAQEVGRDEALRRLQELEFRPVLTAHPTEARRRSVSRAIRRISDLLAERDALAAGGTSRAENDRRVLEEIDTLWRTSPLRTQKPTVLDEVRTVMNIFDTTLFETFPTVYRRLDDWLSGPGAGRQEPAVRPFVRLGSWIGGDRDGNPNVTAEVTRAAAALANEHVLGALEESARRISAKLTLDATGTPASPELTALWHRQRDLSETAAAKAANEVRDQPHRRALRMIAERVAATRRRDADLSYAGPEELLADLDVVQQSLLAAGAERAAYGDLQRLVWQVQTFGFHLAELEVRQHSQVHAAALADIAENGLDGELQPRTVEVLDTYRAIGAVQRRYGVAAARRYIVSFTQAPEHLAAVYQLAELVFPDPDTRPVIDAIPLFETFADLEASVDILEEMLTLPAVQARLEQNGRHVEVMLGYSDSSKDVGPVAATLALDVAQSRIAQWGQRNGLRLTLFHGRGGALGRGGGPANRAVLAQPPGSVDGRFKLTEQGEVIFARYGNPVIGARHIEQVAAATLLAGAPSTEQRNAAATGRFADLAAALDSSSRTRFYELVRAPGFPQWFAQVTPLEEIGLLPIGSRPARRGLSVESLDDLRAIPWVFSWSQARTNLAGWFGLGTALDSVGDLAELQAAYAEWPLFSTMIDNVEMSLAKTDERLAERYLALGDRDDLAGLVLEEMALTRHWVLAITGSDSILARRRILGRAVQLRSPYVDALSLLQIRALRALRTGESEDHVEDNKRLLLLTVNGVAAGLQNTG is encoded by the coding sequence GTGACCGACCCCCAGCCCTCGCTCGAGGCCCGCCGTGGCCTCGCGCGCCACGAGGTCCCCGACCCGCTGCGCAACGACGTCCGGATGCTCGGCGAGTTCCTCGGCCGCGTCATCCGGGAGTCCGGCGGCGACGACCTGTTCGACGACGTGGAGCGCGTGCGCTCCCTGACCATCCGCGCCCACGACGAGCAGGACCTGTCCGCGCTCGCCGAGGCCGAGGAGCTCGTCGCGTCGTTCAGCATCGAACGCGCCCAGCAGGTGGCCCGCGCGTTCACCTGCTACTTCCACCTGGCGAACCTGGCCGAGGAGCACCACCGCGTCCGCGTGCTGCGCGACCGCGAGGCCGAGCTGCCCGCCGGCGAGCTCATGCAGGACGACTCCCTGCCGGCCGCCATCGACGCCCTGGCCCAGGAGGTCGGGCGCGACGAGGCGCTGCGCCGGCTCCAGGAGCTCGAGTTCCGCCCGGTGCTGACGGCCCACCCGACGGAGGCCCGCCGGCGTTCGGTGTCCCGGGCGATCCGCCGCATCTCCGACCTGCTGGCCGAGCGGGACGCCCTCGCCGCGGGCGGCACGTCGCGCGCCGAGAACGACCGCCGCGTCCTCGAGGAGATCGACACGCTCTGGCGCACGTCGCCGCTGCGGACCCAGAAGCCGACGGTGCTCGACGAGGTCCGCACGGTCATGAACATCTTCGACACCACGCTGTTCGAGACGTTCCCGACCGTCTACCGCCGGCTCGACGACTGGCTGAGCGGCCCCGGGGCCGGCCGCCAGGAGCCCGCCGTGCGCCCGTTCGTGCGACTCGGGTCGTGGATCGGCGGGGACCGGGACGGCAACCCCAACGTCACCGCCGAGGTGACGCGGGCCGCCGCCGCGCTCGCGAACGAGCACGTGCTCGGGGCGCTCGAGGAGTCCGCACGCCGGATCTCCGCCAAGCTCACGCTCGACGCGACCGGCACGCCGGCCTCCCCGGAGCTCACCGCGCTCTGGCACCGGCAGCGCGACCTGTCCGAGACGGCTGCCGCCAAGGCCGCGAACGAGGTCCGCGACCAGCCGCACCGCCGCGCGCTGCGCATGATCGCCGAGCGTGTCGCCGCGACCCGCCGCCGCGACGCCGACCTGTCGTACGCCGGCCCGGAGGAGCTGCTCGCGGACCTCGACGTGGTGCAGCAGTCGCTGCTCGCGGCCGGTGCCGAGCGCGCGGCGTACGGGGACCTGCAGCGCCTCGTGTGGCAGGTGCAGACCTTCGGGTTCCACCTGGCGGAGCTCGAGGTGCGGCAGCACTCGCAGGTGCACGCGGCGGCGCTCGCGGACATCGCCGAGAACGGCCTGGACGGGGAGCTGCAGCCCCGCACGGTCGAGGTGCTCGACACCTACCGCGCCATCGGCGCGGTGCAGCGGCGCTACGGCGTCGCGGCGGCCCGCCGGTACATCGTGTCGTTCACGCAGGCGCCCGAGCACCTGGCCGCCGTGTACCAGCTGGCCGAGCTGGTGTTCCCGGACCCGGACACCCGGCCGGTCATCGACGCGATCCCGCTGTTCGAGACGTTCGCGGACCTCGAGGCCAGCGTGGACATCCTCGAGGAGATGCTCACCCTCCCGGCCGTGCAGGCGCGGCTCGAGCAGAACGGCCGGCACGTCGAGGTGATGCTCGGCTACTCCGACTCCTCCAAGGACGTCGGGCCCGTGGCCGCGACCCTCGCGCTCGACGTGGCGCAGAGCCGGATCGCGCAGTGGGGCCAGCGCAACGGGCTGCGGCTCACGCTGTTCCACGGCCGCGGCGGCGCCCTCGGGCGTGGTGGCGGCCCCGCGAACCGCGCCGTGCTCGCGCAGCCGCCGGGCTCCGTGGACGGCCGGTTCAAGCTCACCGAGCAGGGCGAGGTCATCTTCGCGCGCTACGGCAACCCGGTGATCGGCGCGCGGCACATCGAGCAGGTCGCCGCGGCGACCCTCCTGGCGGGGGCCCCGTCGACCGAGCAGCGCAACGCCGCCGCGACGGGTCGGTTCGCCGACCTGGCGGCCGCGCTCGACTCGTCGTCCCGCACGCGGTTCTACGAGCTGGTCCGTGCCCCGGGCTTCCCGCAGTGGTTCGCCCAGGTGACGCCGCTCGAGGAGATCGGCCTGCTGCCCATCGGCTCCCGCCCCGCGCGGCGCGGGCTGTCGGTGGAGTCGCTGGACGACCTCCGGGCGATCCCGTGGGTGTTCTCCTGGTCGCAGGCCCGCACGAACCTCGCCGGCTGGTTCGGCCTCGGCACCGCGCTGGACTCCGTCGGAGACCTCGCCGAGCTGCAGGCGGCCTACGCCGAGTGGCCCCTGTTCAGCACGATGATCGACAACGTCGAGATGTCGCTGGCCAAGACCGACGAGCGGCTCGCCGAGCGCTACCTGGCCCTCGGTGACCGGGACGACCTGGCGGGACTCGTGCTCGAGGAGATGGCGCTGACGCGGCACTGGGTGCTCGCCATCACCGGGTCGGACAGCATCCTGGCCCGCCGACGCATCCTCGGGCGGGCCGTGCAGCTGCGCAGCCCCTACGTCGACGCGCTGTCGCTGCTGCAGATCCGGGCCCTGCGGGCGCTGCGGACCGGCGAGTCGGAGGACCACGTCGAGGACAACAAGCGGCTGCTGCTGCTCACCGTGAACGGCGTGGCCGCCGGCCTCCAGAACACCGGCTGA
- the tkt gene encoding transketolase gives MNAKAPLAQTVGWTELDHKAVDTVRVLAADAVEKVGNGHPGTAISLAPAAYLLYQNVMRHDPADPQWLGRDRFVLSAGHSSLTQYIQLYLAGFGLELEDIEALRTWGSKTPGHPEYKHTKGVEITTGPLGQGISSAVGFAMAARRERGLLDPEAAPGTSPFDHFVYTICSDGDLQEGVSSEASSIAGTQKLGNLIAIWDDNHISIEGDTEIAFTEDVLKRYEAYGWHVQMVDWTEGGEYTENVDALHAAIEAAKAVTDRPSFIGLRTIIAWPSPTKQNTHGSHGSKLGTDEVRGLKEVLGFDPEKSFDVAPEVIAHTRKALERGAAAKAEWTKGFDAWRAANPERAELLERLRAGKLPAGWADALPTFPAGKAVATRAASGEVLSALAPVLPELWGGSADLAGSNNTTMKGEPSFIPAERSTHEFAGNEYGRTLHFGIREHGMGAILSGIALHGLTRAYGGTFFTFSDYMRGAVRLASLMGVPAIYVWTHDSIGLGEDGPTHQPVEHLTAVRAIPGLAVVRPADANETAQAWKAILERTDGPAALILTRQNVPTFPRGEDGFASAEGVARGAYTLLEASTGTPEVILIGTGSEVQLAVAARETLEAAGVPTRVVSAPSLEWFAEQDEAYRESVLPSSVRARVSVEAGIALSWWKILGDAGRAVSLEHYGASAAYETLYEEFGITADAVVAAAHESIAAARGDSAPASDAGAPSESGTGDQL, from the coding sequence GTGAACGCGAAGGCTCCCCTCGCCCAGACGGTCGGCTGGACCGAGCTGGACCACAAGGCTGTGGACACGGTGCGCGTGCTCGCGGCGGACGCGGTCGAGAAGGTCGGCAACGGCCACCCCGGGACGGCGATCAGCCTGGCCCCGGCGGCCTACCTGCTCTACCAGAACGTCATGCGGCACGACCCCGCGGACCCCCAGTGGCTGGGCCGGGACCGGTTCGTCCTGTCGGCGGGCCACTCGTCGCTGACGCAGTACATCCAGCTCTACCTCGCCGGGTTCGGCCTGGAGCTCGAGGACATCGAGGCGCTGCGGACCTGGGGCTCCAAGACCCCCGGGCACCCCGAGTACAAGCACACGAAGGGCGTCGAGATCACCACCGGGCCGCTCGGCCAGGGCATCTCGTCCGCCGTCGGCTTCGCGATGGCCGCCCGCCGCGAGCGCGGCCTGCTCGACCCCGAGGCGGCGCCCGGCACCAGCCCGTTCGACCACTTCGTCTACACGATCTGCTCCGACGGCGACCTGCAGGAGGGCGTGTCCTCCGAGGCGTCGTCGATCGCCGGCACGCAGAAGCTCGGCAACCTCATCGCGATCTGGGACGACAACCACATCTCGATCGAGGGCGACACCGAGATCGCGTTCACCGAGGACGTCCTCAAGCGGTACGAGGCCTACGGCTGGCACGTGCAGATGGTCGACTGGACCGAGGGCGGCGAGTACACGGAGAACGTGGACGCGCTGCACGCCGCGATCGAGGCCGCCAAGGCCGTCACCGACCGCCCGTCGTTCATCGGCCTGCGGACGATCATCGCCTGGCCGTCGCCGACCAAGCAGAACACCCACGGCTCGCACGGCTCCAAGCTGGGCACCGACGAGGTCCGCGGCCTCAAGGAGGTCCTCGGCTTCGACCCCGAGAAGTCCTTCGACGTGGCGCCCGAGGTCATCGCGCACACCCGCAAGGCCCTGGAGCGCGGCGCCGCCGCCAAGGCCGAGTGGACGAAGGGCTTCGACGCCTGGCGCGCGGCGAACCCGGAGCGCGCCGAGCTGCTCGAGCGCCTGCGTGCCGGGAAGCTGCCCGCCGGATGGGCCGACGCGCTGCCGACGTTCCCCGCCGGCAAGGCCGTCGCCACCCGCGCCGCCTCCGGCGAGGTGCTGTCCGCCCTCGCGCCGGTGCTGCCCGAGCTCTGGGGCGGCTCCGCCGACCTCGCCGGCTCGAACAACACCACCATGAAGGGTGAGCCGTCCTTCATCCCCGCCGAGCGGTCCACGCACGAGTTCGCCGGCAACGAGTACGGCCGCACGCTGCACTTCGGCATCCGCGAGCACGGCATGGGCGCGATCCTGTCGGGCATCGCCCTGCACGGCCTGACGCGCGCGTACGGCGGGACGTTCTTCACGTTCTCCGACTACATGCGCGGGGCGGTGCGCCTGGCGTCGCTCATGGGCGTGCCGGCGATCTACGTGTGGACGCACGACTCGATCGGCCTCGGCGAGGACGGCCCGACCCACCAGCCGGTCGAGCACCTCACCGCCGTCCGGGCCATCCCGGGCCTCGCGGTCGTCCGGCCCGCCGACGCCAACGAGACGGCGCAGGCGTGGAAGGCGATCCTCGAGCGCACCGACGGTCCGGCCGCGCTCATCCTCACCCGCCAGAACGTCCCGACGTTCCCCCGCGGCGAGGACGGCTTCGCGTCCGCCGAGGGCGTGGCCCGCGGTGCGTACACGCTGCTCGAGGCGTCCACCGGTACGCCGGAGGTCATCCTCATCGGGACCGGCTCCGAGGTGCAGCTGGCCGTCGCGGCCCGCGAGACCCTCGAGGCCGCCGGCGTCCCGACGCGCGTCGTGTCGGCCCCGTCGCTCGAGTGGTTCGCGGAGCAGGACGAGGCGTACCGCGAGTCGGTCCTGCCGTCGTCCGTCCGGGCCCGGGTGTCCGTCGAGGCCGGCATCGCGCTGTCCTGGTGGAAGATCCTCGGCGACGCCGGCCGCGCCGTCTCGCTGGAGCACTACGGCGCCTCCGCGGCGTACGAGACGCTCTACGAGGAGTTCGGCATCACGGCGGACGCCGTGGTCGCCGCCGCGCACGAGTCGATCGCGGCGGCCCGCGGCGACTCGGCCCCGGCGTCGGACGCGGGCGCCCCGTCGGAGAGCGGCACGGGCGACCAGCTCTGA
- the nrdI gene encoding class Ib ribonucleoside-diphosphate reductase assembly flavoprotein NrdI: protein MSARQTPVYFYSSKSGLVRSFAERLGRPVFDLSEREHRLSEADGPWVLLTPSYKTGNDRNDTIPEAVRRFLRSPVNRRRMVGVMGSGNRNFGRHYQMAARQIAARSGRPVLFEFEIAGTPWDVEECRRILAELDEALARDGGTPAA from the coding sequence GTGAGCGCGCGGCAGACCCCCGTCTACTTCTACTCCAGCAAGTCCGGGCTGGTGCGGTCGTTCGCGGAGCGGCTCGGGCGGCCCGTGTTCGACCTGTCCGAGCGCGAGCACCGGCTGAGCGAGGCCGACGGCCCGTGGGTGCTGCTGACGCCCTCGTACAAGACGGGCAACGACCGGAACGACACGATCCCCGAGGCGGTGCGCCGGTTCCTGCGCTCGCCCGTCAACCGCCGGCGGATGGTCGGCGTCATGGGCTCCGGCAACCGGAACTTCGGCCGGCACTACCAGATGGCCGCGCGCCAGATCGCGGCGCGGTCGGGCCGGCCCGTGCTGTTCGAGTTCGAGATCGCGGGCACCCCCTGGGACGTCGAGGAGTGCCGGCGCATCCTCGCGGAGCTGGACGAGGCCCTCGCGCGCGACGGCGGCACCCCCGCCGCCTGA
- the ligD gene encoding non-homologous end-joining DNA ligase encodes MSPSKVPAEEIDVRGRTVRVSNPDKVYFPDRGLTKLDVVRYFLSVGDGILGALRDRPTTLERWPRGWFEGARLSTRADSRGDAFFQKRVPQGAPDYVESTTITFPSGRTADEVTPTELAVVAWAANLGTLTFHPWPVTRADVEAPDQLRIDLDPQPGTSFDDAARVAPHVREVLAEHGLTGFPKTSGGRGIHIFVPIEPRWSFTQCRRAVIALGRELERRLPGQVTTRWWKEERGEAIFVDYNQMARDRTIASAYSVRPNRRATVSAPLRWEEVPDVHPDDFDVTTVPARFAAVGDLFAPLVARTSPAPGTEDVPAGSLDGLLELAARDERDHDLGDLPYPPEYPKMPGEPKRVQPSRDRDRPRDAADHADDADG; translated from the coding sequence ATGAGCCCCTCGAAGGTGCCGGCCGAGGAGATCGACGTCCGCGGGCGCACCGTGCGGGTCTCGAACCCGGACAAGGTGTACTTCCCCGACCGCGGCCTGACCAAGCTGGACGTCGTGCGGTACTTCCTGTCCGTCGGCGACGGGATCCTCGGCGCGCTGCGGGACCGCCCGACGACACTCGAGCGGTGGCCCCGCGGCTGGTTCGAGGGCGCACGCCTGTCGACCCGGGCGGACAGCAGGGGCGACGCGTTCTTCCAGAAGCGCGTCCCGCAGGGCGCACCGGACTACGTCGAGTCGACGACGATCACGTTCCCGTCCGGGCGCACGGCCGACGAGGTGACGCCGACGGAGCTCGCGGTCGTCGCGTGGGCGGCGAACCTCGGCACGCTGACGTTCCACCCGTGGCCGGTGACGCGCGCCGACGTCGAGGCGCCCGACCAGCTGCGCATCGACCTCGACCCCCAGCCCGGCACCTCGTTCGACGACGCCGCCCGGGTCGCGCCGCACGTGCGGGAGGTGCTGGCCGAGCACGGCCTGACCGGCTTCCCGAAGACGTCCGGGGGGCGGGGCATCCACATCTTCGTGCCGATCGAGCCCCGCTGGTCGTTCACGCAGTGCCGCCGCGCCGTCATCGCGCTGGGCCGGGAGCTGGAGCGGCGGCTGCCCGGCCAGGTCACCACGCGGTGGTGGAAGGAGGAGCGCGGCGAGGCGATCTTCGTGGACTACAACCAGATGGCCCGCGACCGCACGATCGCGTCGGCGTACTCGGTGCGGCCGAACCGCCGGGCGACGGTGTCGGCGCCGCTGCGCTGGGAGGAGGTCCCGGACGTGCACCCCGACGACTTCGACGTGACGACGGTGCCGGCCCGGTTCGCGGCTGTCGGCGACCTGTTCGCGCCGCTCGTCGCCCGGACGTCACCGGCGCCCGGGACCGAGGACGTCCCGGCCGGGTCCCTCGACGGGCTGCTCGAGCTGGCGGCGCGCGACGAGCGGGACCACGACCTGGGCGACCTGCCGTACCCGCCGGAGTACCCGAAGATGCCGGGCGAGCCGAAGCGGGTGCAGCCGAGCAGGGACCGCGACCGGCCCCGGGACGCCGCCGACCACGCGGACGACGCGGACGGCTGA